The following proteins are encoded in a genomic region of Papaver somniferum cultivar HN1 unplaced genomic scaffold, ASM357369v1 unplaced-scaffold_10, whole genome shotgun sequence:
- the LOC113326260 gene encoding F-box/kelch-repeat protein At1g57790-like, producing the protein MVRKDACKKNLANAVRGHEDCKHVGKDNAGDFAEMKACPWGNLNGDMVESIANSLHRLDYIHLRSVCKAYRALLPTAMFTSNTRGTHLSPWLMFSRDHNSTTFNSLNPMHNNENYLLNHSDLMRTVIRFQKGGWLLVSKEKMEHCLFFSNPFTRETIKLPELPVDFTFSSVSFSSLPTSPDCVVVSIELQSYDDDQVVCLYFIRKGGEFWSSRNFGGSDIENYMPSHNTPAFYKGRFYFEDYNGSLGVFNIKNNSWKVLEEPYQPFSDIYPSFLVECDGKLLLVKLGRHGTLLGIYRFERYCVKVKNLVKHMLFVSHISCFSAIAPNSHMANKVYFLRLCMNGEGVLFYCLETGSYRSFKSRHSASNFTDTEGWYSNCTWIEPNWSKSTAQELEWVNSTS; encoded by the coding sequence ATGGTGCGTAAAGATGCTTGCAAAAAGAACTTAGCAAATGCAGTTCGTGGCCATGAGGATTGCAAACATGTAGGAAAAGACAACGCAGGAGATTTTGCAGAAATGAAAGCCTGTCCATGGGGTAATCTTAACGGGGACATGGTGGAGTCTATAGCGAACTCTCTTCATCGACTGGATTACATTCATCTTCGTTCAGTATGCAAAGCATATCGAGCGCTATTGCCAACTGCAATGTTTACATCTAATACAAGAGGCACACACTTATCTCCATGGCTGATGTTTAGTAGAGATCACAATAGCACCACTTTCAATTCTTTAAACCCCATGCACAACAACGAGAACTACCTCTTAAACCACTCTGATCTCATGCGAACTGTAATCCGTTTTCAAAAGGGAGGTTGGTTACTGGTGTCTAAGGAAAAGATGGAGCATTGTTTATTCTTTTCCAATCCTTTTACAAGAGAGACTATCAAACTCCCAGAATTACCAGTTGATTTCACCTTCTCCAGTGTCTCATTCTCTTCCTTACCTACATCACCAGACTGCGTAGTTGTCTCCATTGAGCTACAAAGCTACGACGATGACCAAGTCGTCTGTCTCTACTTCATCAGAAAGGGGGGAGAATTTTGGAGTTCTCGCAACTTTGGCGGTTCTGATATTGAAAACTACATGCCGTCACATAACACTCCAGCTTTCTACAAGGGGAGATTCTATTTTGAAGATTATAACGGAAGTTTAGGTGTATTTAACATAAAGAATAATAGTTGGAAAGTTCTTGAGGAACCCTATCAGCCATTCAGTGACATTTATCCAAGTTTCTTGGTTGAGTGTGATGGAAAGCTTTTACTAGTAAAACTGGGACGTCATGGAACGCTGCTTGGGATTTACAGATTTGAGAGGTATTGTGTTAAGGTTAAAAATTTGGTAAAGCATATGTTATTCGTCAGCCACATCTCATGTTTCTCGGCAATTGCTCCGAATAGTCACATGGCGAACAAAGTCTACTTTCTTAGATTATGTATGAACGGGGAAGGAGTGTTATTCTACTGTCTTGAAACAGGTAGTTATCGGTCTTTTAAAAGTCGACATTCTGCCTCAAATTTTACTGACACAGAGGGATGGTACTCAAACTGCACTTGGATTGAACCAAACTGGTCGAAGTCCACTGCTCAAGAGCTTGAATGGGTTAACTCAACCTCCTAG